The proteins below come from a single Borreliella afzelii genomic window:
- the mnmE gene encoding tRNA uridine-5-carboxymethylaminomethyl(34) synthesis GTPase MnmE, whose translation MSKLFERDDDIVALATPFLSSALCVIRSSGASSISKFSKIFSNHSALNSAAGNTIHYGYILDNENNCKVDEVVVCLYRAPKSFTGQDAVEVIAHGSVIGIKKIIDLFLKSGFRMAEPGEFTFRSFLAKKIDLTKAEAINEIIFAKTNKAYSLAVNKLSGALFVKIDTIKKCILNFLSAVSVYLDYEVDDREIDIPFDLILNSKVELKKLINSYKVYEKIDHGITLVLAGSVNAGKSSLFNLFLKKDRSIVSSYPGTTRDYIEASFELDGILFNLFDTAGLRDADNFVERLGIEKSNSLIKEASLVIYVIDISSNLTRDDLLFIDSNKSNSKILFVLNKIDLKINKSTEEFVRSSVLNSSNLIMISIKNLEGIDILYDKIRTLISYERVEIGLDDIIISSSRQIQLLEKAYALILDLLSKIDRQVSYDMLAFDAYEIINCLGEITGEVSSEDVLDNMFKNFCLGK comes from the coding sequence ATGAGTAAGCTTTTTGAGAGAGATGATGATATTGTAGCTCTTGCAACCCCTTTTTTAAGTAGCGCTTTATGTGTGATTCGTAGCAGTGGTGCTTCTTCTATTTCTAAATTTTCTAAAATCTTTTCAAATCATTCAGCTCTTAATTCAGCGGCTGGAAATACGATTCATTATGGTTATATATTAGATAATGAGAATAATTGCAAGGTAGATGAAGTTGTTGTGTGTTTGTATCGAGCACCAAAAAGCTTTACAGGGCAAGATGCTGTTGAGGTTATAGCTCATGGTTCTGTGATTGGGATTAAAAAGATTATAGATTTATTTTTAAAAAGTGGGTTTAGGATGGCTGAGCCTGGTGAATTTACTTTTCGTTCATTTCTTGCTAAAAAAATTGACCTTACAAAGGCAGAAGCAATTAATGAGATTATTTTTGCTAAGACCAACAAAGCTTATTCTCTTGCAGTTAATAAGCTTTCTGGAGCTTTATTTGTTAAAATAGATACAATAAAAAAATGTATTTTAAATTTTCTCTCAGCTGTTAGCGTTTATCTTGATTATGAGGTTGATGACCGTGAGATTGACATTCCTTTTGACTTGATTTTAAATAGCAAAGTTGAACTTAAAAAATTAATTAATTCTTATAAAGTTTATGAAAAAATCGATCATGGTATTACTTTGGTTTTAGCAGGCTCTGTTAATGCTGGAAAGTCTTCTTTATTTAATTTGTTTCTCAAAAAAGATAGATCAATTGTCTCTTCATATCCTGGTACTACAAGAGATTATATTGAAGCAAGTTTTGAGCTTGATGGTATTTTGTTTAATCTTTTTGATACAGCAGGTCTTAGAGATGCTGACAATTTTGTTGAGAGATTGGGTATTGAGAAAAGTAATTCTTTAATAAAGGAAGCTTCTTTAGTAATTTATGTGATTGATATTAGTTCAAATTTAACAAGAGATGATTTATTATTTATTGATTCGAATAAATCCAATAGTAAGATATTATTTGTTTTAAATAAGATAGATTTAAAGATAAATAAATCTACCGAAGAATTTGTTCGTTCGAGTGTTTTAAATTCTTCAAATTTAATAATGATTAGCATTAAAAATTTAGAAGGAATAGATATTCTTTATGACAAAATAAGGACTTTAATCTCTTATGAGAGGGTAGAGATTGGACTTGATGATATAATAATATCGTCAAGTCGTCAAATACAACTTTTAGAGAAAGCTTATGCTTTGATTTTAGATTTATTGAGTAAAATCGATCGTCAAGTAAGTTATGATATGTTAGCATTTGATGCTTATGAGATTATCAACTGTTTGGGTGAAATAACAGGAGAAGTTAGTAGTGAAGATGTTCTTGACAATATGTTTAAGAATTTTTGTTTGGGGAAATAA